A genome region from Nocardiopsis exhalans includes the following:
- the pknB gene encoding Stk1 family PASTA domain-containing Ser/Thr kinase, with amino-acid sequence MDMTTSDPLVGATLDRRYFVESRIAGGGMATVYVAHDLRLDRRLALKVMHPSLAQDPTFVQRFINEAHSVAKLSHPNVVQVFDQGEDQGHVFLAMEYVPGQTLRDLLKDRGRLAPKQALNFMASVLAALGAAHQAGMVHRDVKPENVLISKDGRVKVADFGLARAVEQSNQGLTRTGTLMGTAAYLAPEQIEKGVADARSDVYAAGIMLYELLTGGQPHTGETPIAIAYQHVNEDVPRPSHFLPNLPADVDALVTKATERDPKYRPSNAGQYLAKVLDVLRTLPDTVTGAAAGAPLAPVAPQANSAATMTAPQLIAGGAGPGTENATMVVDMNGADLPPVEYDDGYDDYPEEGRSWFSRNRVLVVGAAAMALVVGVAGWWFLLGQFESVPDVVGASPEAASEQIRGAGLVFELSDETVYSDEADAGQVGETDPEVGERLSPGDEVTVFLSKGPQEVSMPNLVGDDFANAVKALEDLGFDEGNIVQEKQDSPDNAPGEVLATSPEAGAEADREGTVTLTVSSGIPVPSLAGETREDAEETLNDLGLTVEVVEEESESIDEGTVISQSPDTGTNVGPGATVTLTVSSGPPEVEIPDVIGDSIRDARDALEDAGFEVEVERIFGGRRIGHQSHTGTAPEGTKIKITATPGGIGLGDLDDDDDDDRRGNGNGNGRGNN; translated from the coding sequence GTGGACATGACGACTTCCGACCCGCTAGTAGGCGCGACGCTGGACCGTCGCTACTTCGTCGAGTCAAGGATCGCCGGTGGCGGCATGGCGACGGTGTACGTCGCCCACGACCTCAGACTGGACCGACGTCTGGCCCTGAAGGTCATGCACCCCTCCCTGGCCCAGGACCCCACCTTCGTTCAGCGCTTCATCAACGAGGCCCACTCGGTCGCCAAGCTCTCCCATCCCAACGTCGTGCAGGTCTTCGACCAGGGTGAGGACCAGGGGCACGTCTTCCTGGCGATGGAGTACGTGCCCGGCCAGACCCTGCGCGACCTGCTCAAGGACCGCGGGCGACTGGCCCCGAAGCAGGCCCTGAACTTCATGGCCTCGGTGCTGGCCGCGCTGGGCGCCGCCCACCAGGCCGGCATGGTGCACCGCGACGTCAAGCCCGAGAACGTCCTGATCAGCAAGGACGGCCGGGTCAAGGTGGCCGACTTCGGTCTGGCCCGCGCGGTGGAGCAGTCCAACCAGGGACTGACCCGCACCGGCACGCTCATGGGCACCGCCGCCTATCTGGCGCCCGAGCAGATCGAGAAGGGCGTGGCCGACGCGCGCAGCGACGTCTACGCCGCGGGCATCATGCTCTACGAGCTGCTCACCGGCGGGCAGCCGCACACCGGTGAAACGCCGATCGCGATCGCCTACCAGCACGTGAACGAGGACGTTCCGCGGCCCTCGCACTTCCTGCCCAACCTGCCCGCCGATGTGGACGCGCTGGTCACCAAGGCCACCGAGCGCGACCCGAAGTACCGGCCGAGCAACGCGGGCCAGTACCTGGCCAAGGTCCTGGACGTCCTGCGGACCCTGCCGGACACCGTCACGGGCGCGGCCGCGGGCGCCCCGCTGGCCCCCGTGGCACCGCAGGCGAACTCCGCGGCCACCATGACCGCGCCCCAGCTGATCGCGGGCGGCGCCGGTCCGGGTACCGAGAACGCCACCATGGTCGTGGACATGAACGGCGCCGACCTGCCGCCGGTCGAGTACGACGACGGGTACGACGACTACCCCGAGGAGGGCAGGTCGTGGTTCTCGCGCAACCGCGTGCTGGTGGTCGGCGCGGCCGCCATGGCCCTGGTCGTGGGCGTGGCGGGCTGGTGGTTCCTCCTCGGCCAGTTCGAGTCCGTCCCGGACGTGGTGGGGGCGAGCCCCGAGGCCGCCAGTGAGCAGATCCGCGGCGCCGGGCTGGTCTTCGAGCTGTCCGACGAGACCGTCTACAGCGACGAGGCCGACGCCGGTCAGGTCGGCGAGACCGACCCCGAGGTCGGCGAACGCCTGTCTCCCGGCGACGAGGTGACGGTGTTCCTGTCCAAGGGGCCGCAGGAGGTGTCCATGCCCAACCTGGTGGGCGACGACTTCGCCAACGCGGTCAAGGCCCTGGAGGACCTCGGTTTCGACGAGGGCAACATCGTCCAGGAGAAGCAGGACTCCCCGGACAACGCCCCGGGTGAGGTGCTCGCCACCAGCCCCGAAGCGGGTGCGGAGGCCGACCGCGAGGGCACGGTGACGCTCACCGTCAGCAGCGGCATCCCGGTGCCCAGCCTGGCCGGGGAGACCCGGGAGGACGCAGAGGAGACCCTCAACGACCTGGGTCTGACGGTCGAGGTGGTCGAGGAGGAGAGCGAGAGCATCGACGAGGGCACGGTGATCAGCCAGAGCCCGGACACCGGTACCAACGTCGGTCCCGGCGCCACCGTCACCCTGACCGTGTCCAGCGGTCCGCCCGAGGTCGAGATCCCCGACGTGATCGGTGATTCCATCCGCGACGCCCGCGACGCCCTGGAGGACGCCGGATTCGAGGTCGAGGTCGAACGGATCTTCGGCGGCCGCAGGATCGGCCACCAGTCGCACACAGGCACCGCCCCGGAGGGCACCAAGATCAAGATCACCGCCACCCCTGGCGGCATCGGTCTGGGCGACCTCGACGACGACGATGACGACGACAGACGCGGGAACGGTAACGGGAACGGCCGCGGCAACAACTGA
- a CDS encoding response regulator encodes MSGDEIRVLVVDDHPMWREAVARDLTEAGLTVVGTAGDGAKALRIAPAVRPTLAVVDLHLPDTNGVELTAALVALAEPPRVLVLSASGESDDVLAAVKAGATGYLVKSAGREELLDAVRRVHTGEAVYTPGLAGLVLGEYRRLSAQEKPSDDAPVLTPRETEVLRLVAKGLAYKQIARRLTISHRTVQNHVQNTLTKLHLHNRVELVRYAIDRGLDE; translated from the coding sequence ATGAGCGGCGACGAGATCCGGGTACTGGTGGTTGACGACCACCCGATGTGGCGTGAAGCGGTGGCGCGTGACCTGACCGAGGCAGGCCTCACGGTGGTGGGGACGGCGGGCGACGGCGCCAAGGCGCTGCGGATCGCCCCCGCGGTGCGGCCCACCCTGGCCGTGGTGGACCTGCACCTGCCCGACACCAACGGCGTGGAACTGACCGCGGCCCTGGTGGCGCTGGCCGAACCGCCTCGGGTCCTGGTGTTGTCGGCCAGCGGAGAGAGCGACGACGTGTTGGCCGCGGTCAAGGCCGGGGCCACCGGCTACCTCGTGAAGTCCGCCGGGCGCGAGGAGCTCCTGGACGCCGTCCGGCGGGTCCACACCGGGGAAGCGGTCTACACGCCCGGGCTGGCCGGTCTGGTGCTCGGCGAGTACCGGCGGCTGTCGGCCCAGGAGAAGCCTTCCGATGACGCGCCGGTGCTGACCCCGCGCGAGACCGAGGTGCTGCGGCTGGTCGCCAAGGGGCTGGCGTACAAGCAGATCGCGCGCCGCCTCACCATCTCCCACCGCACGGTCCAGAACCACGTCCAGAACACCCTCACCAAACTGCACCTGCACAACCGGGTGGAACTGGTCCGCTACGCCATCGACCGGGGCTTGGACGAATGA
- a CDS encoding 6-phosphofructokinase: MRVGVLTGGGDCPGLNAVIRAVVRKGIKDYGYEFIGFRDGWRGPLEGDTMPLDISAVRGILPRGGTILGSSRTNLMKIEGGVERVKDNMAGLGVDALIAIGGEDTLGVARQLHDRGVNVVGVPKTIDNDLNATDYTFGFDTAVNIAMEAIDRLHTTAESHHRALVVEVMGRHAGWIALHSGMAAGANVILIPERPFDMDEVVKHVESRFETQYAPILVVAEGAHPKEGQLELATGEKDAFGHVRLGGIGQTLAEEIEKRTGKESRSVVLGHVQRGGTPTAFDRVLATRLGVNAIEAVHDKSFGKMVGLQGTDIVRVDLAEATDTLKTVPAERYEEAEVFFG, encoded by the coding sequence ATGCGAGTCGGGGTGCTGACCGGTGGTGGAGACTGCCCTGGTCTGAACGCGGTCATCCGCGCCGTGGTCCGGAAGGGCATCAAGGACTACGGGTACGAGTTCATCGGCTTCCGGGACGGCTGGCGCGGCCCTCTGGAGGGCGACACCATGCCCCTGGACATCAGCGCCGTGCGCGGCATCCTCCCGCGCGGCGGCACGATCCTGGGCTCCTCCCGCACCAACCTGATGAAGATCGAGGGCGGTGTCGAGCGGGTCAAGGACAACATGGCCGGGCTGGGCGTTGACGCCCTGATCGCCATCGGCGGCGAGGACACCCTGGGTGTGGCCCGCCAGCTGCACGACCGCGGCGTCAACGTCGTGGGCGTGCCCAAGACCATCGACAACGACCTCAACGCCACGGACTACACGTTCGGGTTCGACACCGCGGTCAACATCGCCATGGAGGCGATCGACCGCCTGCACACCACGGCGGAGTCGCACCACCGCGCCCTCGTCGTGGAGGTCATGGGCCGGCACGCCGGGTGGATCGCCCTGCACTCGGGCATGGCCGCGGGCGCCAACGTCATCCTCATCCCCGAGCGCCCGTTCGACATGGACGAGGTCGTCAAGCACGTCGAGAGCCGCTTCGAGACCCAGTACGCCCCCATCCTCGTGGTCGCCGAGGGCGCCCACCCCAAGGAGGGGCAGCTGGAACTGGCCACCGGTGAGAAGGACGCCTTCGGCCACGTGCGCCTGGGCGGTATCGGCCAGACCCTGGCCGAGGAGATCGAGAAGCGCACCGGCAAGGAGTCCCGCTCGGTCGTGCTGGGCCACGTCCAGCGCGGCGGCACCCCCACCGCCTTCGACCGGGTGCTCGCCACCCGACTGGGCGTGAACGCCATCGAGGCGGTGCACGACAAGTCCTTCGGCAAGATGGTCGGCCTGCAGGGCACCGACATCGTGCGGGTGGACCTGGCCGAGGCCACCGACACCCTCAAGACCGTTCCCGCGGAGCGCTACGAGGAGGCCGAGGTCTTCTTCGGCTAG
- the thiI gene encoding tRNA uracil 4-sulfurtransferase ThiI: protein MSASLESAPLPVTEVGADAGLGELCVLMKLGEIVLKGSNRKLFERRLHNNIRNSVRDLGEVRLSQRGAGVIIVRKPGASDLEVAEIADRMANVMGVVWVHLVRRVAKDLDAIVDVGVRSMAGREGTFAVRARRRDKRFEMDSGKLAGFLGSKIIEAHGYKVNLKRPDNTLYVEVDKDEAFVFTDGIPGQGGLPAGMSGRGLVLMSGGIDSPVAAHRMIRRGLKVDFLHFSGMPFTGPESIYKAYSLVRQLDRYQVGSRLFVVPFGKAQQQLKSSGIERLQIVAQRRLMLKTAEALADDLKAECLITGDALGQVSSQTMTNITALDDAVDLPILRPLIGMDKTEIMDQARRIGTLAISELPDEDCCTMLTPRQVETAAKIPDLRQIEKRLDAEELAEQLVTTAQLHKPSFLGEAAPSRVAPSAAKAAAPAPAQ from the coding sequence ATGTCCGCGTCGCTGGAGTCCGCGCCGCTCCCCGTAACCGAGGTCGGAGCCGACGCCGGGCTCGGCGAGCTCTGCGTGCTCATGAAGCTCGGCGAGATCGTTCTCAAGGGCTCCAACCGCAAGCTGTTCGAGCGCCGCCTGCACAACAACATCCGGAACTCCGTGCGCGACCTGGGCGAGGTCCGCCTCTCCCAGCGCGGAGCCGGTGTGATCATCGTGCGCAAGCCCGGCGCCTCCGACCTCGAGGTCGCCGAGATCGCCGACCGCATGGCCAACGTCATGGGCGTGGTCTGGGTGCACCTGGTACGCCGGGTGGCCAAGGACCTGGACGCCATCGTGGACGTCGGCGTGCGCTCGATGGCCGGCCGCGAGGGCACCTTCGCGGTGCGCGCCCGCCGCCGCGACAAGCGCTTCGAGATGGACTCCGGCAAACTGGCCGGGTTCCTCGGGTCCAAGATCATCGAGGCGCACGGCTACAAGGTGAACCTCAAGCGCCCCGACAACACCCTGTACGTCGAGGTCGACAAGGACGAGGCGTTCGTCTTCACCGACGGCATCCCCGGTCAGGGCGGTCTGCCCGCCGGGATGAGCGGTCGCGGCCTGGTGCTGATGTCCGGCGGCATCGACTCCCCCGTCGCCGCCCACCGGATGATCCGGCGCGGCCTGAAGGTCGACTTCCTGCACTTCTCCGGGATGCCCTTCACCGGCCCCGAGTCCATCTACAAGGCCTACAGCCTGGTCCGCCAGCTGGACCGCTACCAGGTGGGTTCGCGACTGTTCGTGGTGCCCTTCGGCAAGGCCCAGCAGCAGCTGAAGAGCTCCGGTATCGAGCGGCTCCAGATCGTCGCCCAGCGCCGTCTGATGCTCAAGACCGCCGAGGCCCTGGCCGACGACCTCAAGGCCGAGTGCCTGATCACCGGCGATGCCCTGGGCCAGGTGTCCAGTCAGACGATGACCAACATCACCGCCCTGGACGACGCCGTGGATCTGCCGATCCTGCGGCCGCTCATCGGCATGGACAAGACCGAGATCATGGACCAGGCCCGCAGGATCGGGACGCTGGCCATCTCGGAGCTGCCCGACGAGGACTGCTGCACGATGCTGACCCCGCGCCAGGTGGAGACCGCGGCCAAGATCCCGGACCTGCGCCAGATCGAGAAGCGCCTGGACGCCGAGGAGCTGGCCGAGCAGCTGGTCACCACGGCCCAGCTGCACAAGCCCAGCTTCCTGGGCGAGGCCGCGCCCTCCCGGGTCGCTCCCAGCGCCGCCAAGGCCGCCGCCCCGGCCCCGGCTCAGTAA
- the aroF gene encoding 3-deoxy-7-phosphoheptulonate synthase has product MVIVMAPGATADNIDALVELVTSAGGEAYVTRGVSRTIIGLVGDVERFQDLGLAAKPGVSDVLRISAPYKLVSRENHDSRTVVSVRGVPIGGDNMTVIAGPCAVETPEQTLEAARMARAAGAALLRGGAYKPRTSPYAFQGLGEEGLKILADVREKTGLPIVTEVVDAADVELVASYADMLQVGTRNMQNFALLQAVGDAGKPVLLKRGMSATIEEWLMAAEYIAQRGNLDIVLCERGIRTFEKATRNTLDISAVPVAQNLTHLPVIVDPSHSGGKRDLVLPLSRAAIAIGADGVIVDVHPSPETALCDGPQALLEEDLAELRDLSATLATLSGRTLTPAPERELAAL; this is encoded by the coding sequence ATGGTCATCGTTATGGCGCCGGGCGCCACCGCCGACAACATCGACGCGCTCGTCGAACTGGTCACCTCCGCCGGAGGCGAGGCCTACGTGACGCGCGGTGTGAGCCGCACGATCATCGGCTTGGTCGGCGACGTCGAGCGCTTCCAGGACCTCGGCCTGGCCGCCAAGCCCGGTGTCAGCGACGTCCTGCGCATCTCGGCCCCGTACAAGCTGGTCAGCCGGGAGAACCACGACAGCCGCACCGTGGTCAGCGTGCGCGGCGTCCCGATCGGCGGCGACAACATGACCGTCATCGCCGGTCCCTGCGCGGTCGAGACCCCCGAGCAGACCCTCGAGGCCGCCCGGATGGCCAGGGCCGCCGGCGCCGCCCTCCTGCGCGGTGGCGCGTACAAGCCCCGCACCTCCCCGTACGCCTTCCAGGGACTGGGCGAGGAAGGCCTGAAGATCCTCGCCGACGTGCGTGAGAAGACCGGCCTTCCCATCGTCACCGAGGTCGTGGACGCCGCTGACGTCGAACTGGTCGCCTCCTACGCGGACATGCTCCAGGTGGGCACCCGCAACATGCAGAACTTCGCCCTGCTCCAGGCGGTCGGCGACGCGGGCAAGCCCGTCCTGCTCAAGCGCGGCATGAGCGCGACCATCGAGGAGTGGTTGATGGCCGCCGAGTACATCGCCCAGCGCGGCAACCTCGACATCGTCCTGTGCGAGCGCGGCATCCGCACCTTCGAGAAGGCCACCCGCAACACCCTGGACATCAGTGCCGTCCCGGTGGCGCAGAACCTGACCCACCTGCCGGTGATCGTGGACCCGTCGCACTCCGGCGGCAAGCGCGACCTGGTACTGCCGCTCTCCCGCGCGGCCATCGCGATCGGCGCCGACGGCGTGATCGTGGACGTGCACCCGAGCCCGGAGACCGCCCTGTGCGACGGTCCCCAGGCGCTGCTGGAGGAGGACCTGGCCGAGTTGCGCGACCTGTCCGCCACTCTGGCCACCCTGAGCGGCCGCACCCTCACCCCGGCGCCCGAGCGCGAGCTCGCCGCCCTGTGA
- a CDS encoding molybdopterin-dependent oxidoreductase, which translates to MSEGEEAAGTGGRQRLRLPPGQAVRYEHRPLHYGRVPTFRPERWDFRVFGATESLGTYRWTWEEFGGLPRADVVRDFHCVMRFSVPDVPWGGVRAADLVRLVPPSPEVTHVMAWGEYGYSANMRLDDFLDDGVLLATHRDGLPLAPEHGFPLRLVVPHLYGWKSVKWLRSVEYMVGDRRGFWEERGYHNRADPWGEERFSHQEEPGAGPPLQ; encoded by the coding sequence TTGTCTGAAGGCGAGGAGGCCGCGGGCACGGGCGGGAGACAGCGGCTACGGCTGCCTCCCGGGCAGGCGGTCCGGTACGAGCACAGGCCGCTGCACTACGGCCGGGTCCCCACCTTCAGGCCCGAGCGGTGGGACTTCCGCGTGTTCGGCGCCACCGAGTCCCTGGGCACCTACCGGTGGACCTGGGAGGAGTTCGGCGGGCTCCCCCGCGCGGACGTGGTGCGCGACTTCCACTGCGTGATGCGCTTCAGCGTTCCCGACGTTCCCTGGGGAGGGGTCCGCGCGGCCGACCTCGTACGGCTGGTTCCGCCCTCCCCCGAAGTCACCCATGTGATGGCCTGGGGCGAGTACGGCTACAGCGCCAACATGCGCCTGGACGACTTCCTCGACGACGGCGTCCTGCTCGCCACCCACCGCGACGGCCTCCCGCTCGCCCCCGAACACGGCTTCCCGCTGCGCCTCGTGGTACCGCACCTGTACGGGTGGAAGAGCGTGAAGTGGCTGCGGTCGGTGGAGTACATGGTCGGCGACCGGCGCGGGTTCTGGGAGGAGCGCGGCTACCACAACCGGGCCGACCCCTGGGGTGAGGAGCGCTTCTCCCACCAGGAGGAACCCGGCGCCGGGCCGCCGCTCCAGTGA
- the macS gene encoding MacS family sensor histidine kinase, whose amino-acid sequence MGFDVPLWRAFALYRAVALVYALVLVVQYHEYLARPWLAWAVLVVMSGWTVLTTYAYARPAWRTWRLLTADLVVAFGCLFATGLAATPFYLTQAPPLSSYWFAGAALSASVIWGRRGAATVALAYGFADITLRVLMDADVTAATVRGVVLLLLACLAVGYMARVAEQAEERFAQAVTLEARIREREQLARSIHDSVLQVLALVRRRGDEIGGEAAELGRMAGEQEVRLRSLITDGLDSAAAGSSAPGGACAPGTAMDLRDALRRLESVRFSVSAPATPVLLPGYAVAELAAAVAAALDNVDRHCPPQTRAWVLVEDEEQAVTVTVRDDGPGIPPGRLDRARADGRLGVAQSVLGRVRDLGGSTELYSEPGEGTEIEMIVPRDRPLQP is encoded by the coding sequence CTGGGCTTCGACGTCCCCCTCTGGCGCGCCTTCGCCCTCTACCGCGCCGTCGCCCTGGTCTACGCCCTGGTACTGGTCGTCCAGTACCACGAGTACCTGGCCAGGCCCTGGCTGGCCTGGGCGGTGCTGGTCGTCATGTCCGGCTGGACCGTGCTGACGACCTATGCCTACGCCCGCCCGGCCTGGCGCACCTGGCGGTTGCTCACCGCCGACCTGGTGGTCGCCTTCGGCTGCCTGTTCGCCACCGGTCTGGCCGCGACCCCCTTCTACCTCACCCAGGCGCCGCCGCTGAGCTCCTACTGGTTCGCCGGGGCCGCGCTGTCGGCGAGCGTCATCTGGGGCCGCCGGGGCGCCGCCACGGTCGCCCTCGCCTACGGGTTCGCCGACATCACCCTGCGCGTGCTCATGGACGCCGACGTCACCGCCGCCACCGTTCGGGGCGTGGTGCTGCTCCTGCTGGCCTGCCTGGCCGTGGGCTACATGGCCCGGGTCGCCGAGCAGGCTGAGGAGCGCTTCGCCCAGGCGGTAACCCTGGAGGCGCGCATTCGCGAACGCGAGCAACTGGCCCGCTCCATCCACGACTCGGTGCTCCAGGTGCTCGCCCTGGTCCGCCGCCGCGGGGACGAGATCGGCGGGGAGGCCGCCGAACTGGGCCGGATGGCCGGTGAACAGGAGGTGCGGTTGCGCTCCCTGATCACCGACGGCCTGGACTCGGCCGCGGCGGGCTCCTCGGCGCCGGGCGGGGCGTGCGCACCGGGCACTGCCATGGACCTCAGGGACGCGCTGCGCCGCCTGGAGTCGGTCCGGTTCTCGGTCTCGGCGCCCGCCACCCCGGTGCTCCTGCCCGGGTACGCGGTGGCCGAGCTGGCCGCCGCGGTGGCGGCGGCCCTGGACAACGTGGACCGGCACTGCCCTCCGCAGACCCGGGCGTGGGTTCTGGTGGAGGACGAGGAGCAAGCCGTCACTGTGACCGTGCGCGACGACGGCCCCGGCATCCCGCCGGGCCGACTGGATCGGGCCCGCGCGGACGGGCGTCTGGGCGTCGCCCAGTCCGTCCTGGGCCGGGTCCGCGACCTGGGCGGCAGCACCGAGCTGTACTCGGAACCGGGAGAGGGCACCGAGATCGAGATGATCGTCCCCCGGGACCGCCCCCTTCAGCCGTGA
- a CDS encoding alpha/beta hydrolase, whose product MRPTNAIPLIPGADPFSHSGSGVGVLLCHGFTGSPYSMRPWAEYLAEAGLTVELPRLPGHGTTWQDMATTTTDDWYAEVERALLDLAERCDEVFVMGLSMGGALTLRLAQEYPDIVQGVVLVNPSLVVEDHRLPVIAPIRRLAARLLPTTPGLESDIALEQAGEGGYDRVPTAAAATLPKLWRTVQGGMSGLRAPVLAYRSPQDHVVGPDSLRMLAKRAVNTRLTIHLLHDSYHVATLDHDAATIFEGSLAFVRERSRSGEGADR is encoded by the coding sequence GTGAGACCGACCAACGCCATCCCCCTGATCCCGGGTGCGGACCCCTTCAGCCACTCGGGTTCAGGCGTCGGTGTCCTTCTCTGCCACGGTTTCACCGGTTCGCCGTACTCGATGCGCCCCTGGGCCGAGTACCTGGCCGAGGCCGGGCTGACCGTCGAGCTGCCCCGACTGCCCGGGCACGGCACCACCTGGCAGGACATGGCGACCACCACCACCGACGACTGGTACGCGGAGGTGGAGCGGGCGCTGCTCGACCTCGCGGAGCGGTGTGACGAGGTGTTCGTCATGGGGCTGTCCATGGGCGGTGCGCTCACCCTGCGCCTGGCCCAGGAGTACCCCGACATCGTCCAGGGCGTGGTTCTGGTCAACCCCTCCCTCGTGGTGGAGGACCACCGGCTCCCCGTCATCGCGCCGATCCGCCGCCTGGCCGCCCGGCTCCTGCCCACCACGCCCGGTCTGGAGAGCGACATCGCCCTCGAACAGGCCGGGGAGGGCGGGTACGACCGGGTGCCCACCGCCGCGGCCGCGACACTCCCGAAGCTGTGGCGCACGGTTCAGGGCGGCATGTCCGGTTTGCGAGCGCCGGTTCTGGCCTACCGGAGCCCCCAGGACCACGTGGTGGGACCGGACAGTCTGCGTATGCTCGCTAAGAGAGCGGTCAACACCCGGCTGACGATCCACCTGCTTCACGACAGCTACCACGTGGCGACCCTCGACCATGACGCCGCCACCATCTTCGAAGGAAGCCTCGCGTTCGTGCGCGAGCGCAGCAGAAGCGGGGAAGGAGCCGACCGATGA
- a CDS encoding lysophospholipid acyltransferase family protein codes for MFYWVVKAILGPILAVLWQPRAEGVENVPRRGPAIMVSNHLSFSDHFFGPLPLPRKIIFLAKAEYFTGTGVKGFLSKAFFTGVGQIPIDRSGGKASEAALRTGLRVLKRGELLGIYPEGTRSPDGKLYRGRTGVARLALEAKAPVVPMAMINLEKIMPPGRTVPKLGVRPKVVFGKPLDFSRYYGMEKDQRVLRAITDEIMYSLMELSGQEYVDRYAQAVKAEIEAEEKEAKREQQASAKDERRSKRADRKADRKARKEAQKEAKRAAKAQKKAEQKAEQKAKKDSPGDDTAGGAE; via the coding sequence ATGTTCTACTGGGTGGTCAAGGCGATCCTGGGGCCGATTCTGGCCGTGTTGTGGCAACCTCGCGCGGAGGGCGTGGAGAACGTGCCGCGGCGTGGTCCGGCCATCATGGTCAGCAACCACCTGTCGTTCTCCGACCACTTCTTCGGGCCGCTGCCGCTGCCGCGCAAGATCATCTTCCTCGCCAAGGCCGAGTACTTCACCGGCACCGGCGTGAAGGGGTTCCTCAGCAAGGCCTTCTTCACCGGCGTGGGGCAGATCCCGATCGACCGTTCCGGCGGCAAGGCGAGCGAGGCGGCCCTGCGTACCGGGCTGCGCGTGCTCAAGCGCGGCGAGCTGCTGGGAATCTACCCCGAGGGCACCCGCTCCCCCGACGGCAAGCTGTACCGGGGTCGGACCGGCGTGGCCCGGCTGGCGCTGGAGGCCAAGGCCCCGGTGGTGCCCATGGCGATGATCAACCTCGAGAAGATCATGCCCCCCGGCCGCACCGTTCCCAAGCTGGGCGTGCGCCCCAAGGTGGTCTTCGGCAAGCCGCTCGACTTCTCCCGTTACTACGGCATGGAGAAGGACCAGCGGGTCCTTCGCGCCATCACCGACGAGATCATGTACTCCCTCATGGAGCTCTCCGGCCAGGAGTACGTGGACCGCTACGCGCAGGCGGTCAAGGCCGAGATCGAGGCCGAGGAGAAGGAGGCCAAGCGCGAGCAGCAGGCCAGCGCCAAGGATGAGCGCCGGAGCAAGCGCGCGGACAGGAAGGCTGACCGCAAGGCGCGCAAGGAGGCCCAGAAGGAGGCCAAGCGCGCGGCGAAGGCCCAGAAGAAGGCAGAGCAGAAGGCAGAGCAGAAGGCGAAGAAGGACTCCCCCGGGGACGACACCGCGGGCGGCGCCGAGTAG
- a CDS encoding ROK family glucokinase — protein MLTIGVDIGGTKVAAGVVDHDGQILDKVKYPTPTNDPRQLAEVVGRAVAELRSRKPDGEIGAVGVGVAGFVDEDRATVQVAVNLGLRDEPLRERVQQHVGLPVVIENDANAAAWAEARFGAGRGSDHIVCVTLGTGIGGGLVLGGALHRGRYGVAAEVGHYRMVPHGRRCACGNHGCWEQYASGRALVAEGQDLARTDPQRAERLLKLADGVVEQVSGRIITQAAMEGDPAALECFRIVGEWAGLGLADLAAILDPECFVLGGGVSDAGDIILDPVRASFARHVSGRPGRRLAEVRVAELGGEAGIAGAGDLARY, from the coding sequence ATGCTGACCATTGGCGTAGACATCGGCGGAACCAAGGTCGCCGCCGGTGTCGTCGACCACGACGGGCAGATCCTGGACAAGGTCAAGTACCCGACCCCGACCAACGACCCCCGCCAGCTGGCCGAGGTCGTCGGTCGGGCGGTGGCGGAGCTGCGCTCCCGCAAGCCCGACGGTGAGATCGGCGCGGTGGGCGTGGGCGTGGCCGGGTTCGTCGACGAGGACCGGGCCACCGTCCAGGTCGCGGTCAACCTCGGCCTGCGCGACGAGCCGCTCAGGGAACGCGTGCAGCAGCACGTGGGTCTGCCCGTGGTCATCGAGAACGACGCCAACGCCGCGGCCTGGGCCGAGGCCCGATTCGGCGCGGGACGGGGCAGCGACCACATCGTCTGCGTCACCCTGGGCACCGGGATCGGCGGCGGCCTCGTGCTCGGCGGGGCCCTGCACCGGGGCCGCTACGGGGTGGCGGCCGAGGTCGGCCACTACCGGATGGTCCCGCACGGCCGCCGTTGCGCCTGCGGCAACCACGGCTGCTGGGAGCAGTACGCCAGCGGTCGCGCCCTGGTGGCCGAGGGGCAGGACCTGGCCCGCACCGACCCCCAGCGGGCCGAGCGGCTGCTCAAGCTCGCCGACGGCGTCGTGGAGCAGGTCAGCGGCCGGATCATCACCCAGGCCGCGATGGAGGGCGACCCGGCGGCGCTGGAGTGCTTCCGGATCGTGGGGGAGTGGGCGGGTCTGGGCCTGGCCGACCTGGCCGCGATCCTGGACCCGGAGTGCTTCGTCCTGGGCGGCGGGGTCTCCGACGCGGGCGACATCATCCTCGACCCGGTGCGCGCCTCCTTCGCCCGACACGTCTCCGGTCGCCCGGGCCGCCGCCTGGCCGAGGTGCGGGTGGCCGAGCTCGGCGGCGAGGCGGGCATCGCCGGCGCGGGTGACCTCGCCCGGTACTGA